The Macadamia integrifolia cultivar HAES 741 chromosome 3, SCU_Mint_v3, whole genome shotgun sequence genome segment cctcgGCTTCTTTCTTCTCATGGTGCTCATGCAAGGCATATCCAGCGCCACCCACTGCACCAGCTCCTGCAATCTCCTCCTCGATCTTGTGCCTGTGAGCATGCTCAGGATCTTTCTGAGACTTGTGCCTCTCGTGCTGACAACAAAGTTGGTACCTCTAATTAGTTTTCAAACTTAATTATGACCAAAACAAACCAATCCCTATTGTGTATATAAACTACTTACCTCAGCAAAAACACCAGATGCTGCAGCACCTAGCTCACCTAGGTGTTCCATGCGCTTGTCGTGCTTCTCCTCCCTGTCATAATCCTGAGTGTTGGAGGAGACACGGCCCATGCCATCTCCTCCATAACTGGCCTGAGAGACACGGCCCCTGCCATCACCTCCATAAGTGGCTCCCATACCATCACCACTTCCATAATTGGCCTGAGAGCCTCCATAAGTGGCTCCCATGCCATCACCACCTCCATAATTGGCCTGAGAGCCTCCATAAGTGCCTCCCATGCCATCACCACCTCCATAAGGGGCTTGAGAGACACGACCCATGCCCATGCCATCACCTCCATAAGTGCCTTGAGAGGCACGGCCCATGTCACCCTCATAAGTGACTCCCAAGCCCTGAGAATACATAGCTTCCTCCGTGGGTTTCCCCTCCTTGTGGTGGTGGAAGAGGTGGTGGTGTTGCTCCGAAGACATGTTCGTGagattagaaagagaaaagctAGAAATTAATCACAAACTATGATCACTTGGGTACTATATGGTAAAAAAGTTGTGGGTTTGATATCGTTGAGGGAGACAATAGAAGGCCCTATTTATAAGGTTtcagaagggaaagagagtgcACCTGGTCCTGATTTTGCGATGGGTGGCCACGATTCGTGGGAGAGATTGACCATACCTCAACAAGAGGAGTTTGGATCACCTACCCGTACATGTACATGTATGTTTAGGTGATGACATCTATTCTAAATAGCCCTCCACTGAGTCCGGATCAGCTCCCGATATTTGTGGAAGCAAAGGATATATGTGGTCAGGAAATTGTATGTGAAGTCTCCATGTATGGATTACTAATCAGGACTTTCTCTATGCACTCTTAATAGCAATAGATGGGACAAGTGTCATCACCTAACCGTATATATTACGTATGTGTACAAGCAGGTAATCCGTTCTCCAAAAAGAGATCACTTGAAAGAACATTGATGGGTGTGGTATGGGCACTTTGCAATATAAGCCATTGAATGAACTTGAACGAAATTAACATTATATGGATTAGAGGAGTTAAAAGGCAAATTAATTAAGGGATAAGTAACTCCATTTAATTGGAAAAGAAAACCTTAGACGAGTTGCAAATACCTTTGCTTTTCCCATATATAATCCAAAAGTATATGGGTTGGTTTGATATTGGACATAATGGTTGCAAATACATGGTGTTCACCTTGATTGATAATAGTGGGTGTATGGAgggggatatatatatatatatatatataaaggtaaTGAAAAAAGGGTGCTCTATGATAGTGATGATAACCTCTCAGTCAAAGCTCTCTCATACGACAAGTAACACTTCTATAGAATCAATAAGCAATAGTAAGGCATGTCGATTTGAGCCCACAGTCAGCCAACTCAAGCAGTGATGGGATAAGGGCTTTCTTCCGCTAGGTTGGATGGATAATAGAGGGAGTTGGGTTTGCCTACATACATACAAGTTATAGGCTATAGGCTATaggctataaatatatatatatatatatatcaatttatTGTAAATAAACTAAAAAAGGTGAAGGAGGGGTAGAATATGCAGAGTGGGCTGAATTAAGGTATTCAATAATGAATGGAATTTAACTGTTACCTAGGTTGCAGCAACTGTGACAGTCCgagaaatgaaatttaaaagggtattttaaaaaatactaTAACTTAGGAAGATATTTATAAACCTTAAgagggaagtgaattattcctttttttttttttttttttatttttttaactgtcAACAGCATGACCGCAGCTCAGTTAACAGCTAAATTTTTTCCCTCAAGGACATACCCCTTGACAGCCTAAACAGCCCCAAAACCAACAAGAGAAACCCAGTACCATTACACCAGTTGAAATGAAATCAAAAGA includes the following:
- the LOC122072628 gene encoding keratin, type I cytoskeletal 10-like → MSSEQHHHLFHHHKEGKPTEEAMYSQGLGVTYEGDMGRASQGTYGGDGMGMGRVSQAPYGGGDGMGGTYGGSQANYGGGDGMGATYGGSQANYGSGDGMGATYGGDGRGRVSQASYGGDGMGRVSSNTQDYDREEKHDKRMEHLGELGAAASGVFAEHERHKSQKDPEHAHRHKIEEEIAGAGAVGGAGYALHEHHEKKEAEEEEREAHGKKHHHLF